The Neofelis nebulosa isolate mNeoNeb1 chromosome X, mNeoNeb1.pri, whole genome shotgun sequence genome has a segment encoding these proteins:
- the NBDY gene encoding negative regulator of P-body association, with amino-acid sequence MGDQPCFSGRSTLPPGNTRETRPPKKRCLLAPRWDYPEGTPNGGSTTLPSAPSPASPGLKSHPPPPEK; translated from the coding sequence ATGGGTGACCAACCGTGTTTCTCCGGGAGATCCACGCTCCCACCTGGAAACACGCGGGAAACCAGGCCTCCAAAAAAGCGCTGCCTCCTAGCTCCACGGTGGGATTATCCAGAGGGAACCCCCAACGGAGGTAGTACCACTCTTCCCTCTGCACCTTCTCCTGCATCACCCGGCCTGAAGTCGCACCCTCCTCCTCCGGAGAAGTAG